One segment of Ipomoea triloba cultivar NCNSP0323 chromosome 12, ASM357664v1 DNA contains the following:
- the LOC116000117 gene encoding transcription factor SPATULA — protein MANAYATTHSSSEPDDIFAFVNQILLRSSSHPQVLQETQPYAAVDASSSAAAFLPSLGYLPVNAGVDNVRSSSVGTAENEPDQYDCESEEGSEAVVEEASGERARPNRNSKRSRAAEFHNLSEKRRRSRINEKMKALQNLIPNSNKTDKASMLDEAIEYLKQLQLQVQMLTIRNGLSLYPMCINGVLNQNQYPIAAMGAYGRNRSPNPNMAGAVHMNQDAFLNAMFTPSNNGPNPKLTSVATFSNIVSSEASADMESAMQPQLHPFQPPISFKENCRAGILSPEQMDGCHSRTKPIGENATPSNPFVTELSGLRNDTFESCYLRRNQSDAAASYPANVDCSLVIPPQSYSAKAGTSASVDSIKTESSNF, from the exons ATGGCGAATGCATATGCCACTACACACTCTTCTTCTGAGCCTGATGATATCTTTGCTTTTGTCAATCAAATTCTGCTGCGTTCTTCCTCACACCCACAAGTTTTGCAAGAAACGCAACCTTACGCCGCCGTGGACgcctcctcctccgccgccgcctttCTTCCTTCTCTGGGGTATTTACCGGTCAATGCTGGGGTGGATAATGTGCGTTCATCCTCTGTTGGGACTGCTGAGAACGAACCAGATCAGTATGATTGTGAAAGTGAG GAGGGCAGTGAAGCTGTGGTGGAAGAAGCATCAGGAGAAAGAGCAAGGCCAAATCGAAACTCTAAGAGAAGCAGAGCAGCTGAATTCCACAATTTGTCTGAAAAG AGGAGGAGGAGTAGGATCAATGAGAAAATGAAAGCACTGCAGAATCTAATACCAAATTCAAACAAG ACTGACAAGGCTTCCatgcttgatgaagccattgaATACCTTAAGCAGCTACAGCTCCAAGTGCAG ATGTTGACAATCAGAAATGGATTAAGCCTGTATCCTATGTGCATAAATGGAGTGCTGAACCAGAACCAATATCCCATTGCAGCAATGGGGGCTTACGGGCGAAACAGATCCCCGAATCCCAACATGGCTGGCGCGGTTCATATGAACCAAGACGCATTCCTGAATGCTATGTTCACCCCATCCAACAACGGTCCAAACCCAAAGCTCACATCTGTGGCAACTTTCTCCAATATTGTGAGCTCAGAAGCTTCAGCTGACATGGAATCAGCAATGCAGCCTCAACTTCACCCCTTTCAACCCCCCATTTCTTTCAAG GAGAATTGTAGGGCAGGGATTTTGTCTCCTGAGCAAATGGATGGTTGTCATTCAAGAACAAAGCCAATAG GAGAAAATGCCACACCTTCAAATCCATTTGTTACTGAACTATCTGGCTTGAGAAATGACACATTTGAGTCCTGCTATCTGAGAAGAAACCAATCAGATGCTGCTGCTTCTTATCCAGCAAATGTGGACTGCTCCCTAGTTATTCCCCCGCAATCGTATAG